From Halostella salina, one genomic window encodes:
- a CDS encoding pyruvoyl-dependent arginine decarboxylase, translated as MNAIRVVWGTATGPTEMAAYDAALAAANVHNYNLVPVSSVIPADATVEAVGTAPDLGPAGEQLTVVEARATVAGPGRASAGLAWATGEDGPGLFYEAAGETGVEDVRGRVLEGLSTGQELRDWAFGDPQYEVVTAPAEPGMYTSAVVLAVYGESSSVF; from the coding sequence ATGAACGCGATCCGCGTCGTCTGGGGGACCGCGACGGGACCCACGGAGATGGCGGCGTACGACGCCGCGCTGGCCGCGGCCAACGTCCACAACTACAACCTCGTCCCCGTCTCGTCGGTGATCCCGGCCGACGCGACGGTCGAGGCGGTCGGCACCGCGCCGGACCTCGGCCCGGCGGGCGAGCAACTGACCGTGGTGGAGGCTCGCGCCACCGTCGCCGGGCCGGGTCGCGCGAGCGCGGGACTCGCGTGGGCGACAGGCGAGGACGGTCCGGGGCTGTTCTACGAGGCCGCCGGCGAGACCGGCGTCGAGGACGTTCGCGGGCGGGTGCTGGAGGGCCTCTCGACCGGGCAGGAGCTGCGCGACTGGGCGTTCGGGGATCCGCAGTACGAGGTCGTCACCGCGCCCGCCGAACCGGGGATGTACACCTCCGCGGTCGTGCTCGCGGTCTACGGGGAGTCGTCGTCGGTCTTCTGA
- a CDS encoding outer membrane protein assembly factor BamB family protein: MTGDESGRGRAERTRRRFVGSAAATVAVGLAGCSGSGFGNDGGTDADTDTDTDGSATTGPTTSSDGETSVEGWPTFRADAANTGTASAAGPGATPTTRWTADVGGPGLSSPVVADGVVLAGSEDGLRAFTTDGDPAWEAPTDAPVTATPAVAGNRAYVADADGTLYAVGITDGSVQWRAALRADAFGFGRTAQQIDPAVHSSPTVAGGTVFVGGDDGAVYAFDAETGDPEWRRRVRGDGFPPRGQVAAPAVATPAVADGIVYAAAGPTVAALVAETGDPEWRTDAPAAVTASPAVRGGVVHAASLDGSVLALAADNGDPDWSAARGGRAYPPSERSEQERLVVDSSPAVAEAGGDAAVVLRGDGATHAFDGTGEPLWTAPDADGAAFGPQQQAGSPVRSSPAAGPERAYVGTDRGVVALGLADGEREFAFGTERAVVASPALVDGTLYAVDRDGTLYALAT; the protein is encoded by the coding sequence ATGACAGGAGACGAGAGCGGCCGCGGACGAGCCGAGCGGACGCGCCGCCGGTTCGTCGGGAGCGCCGCGGCGACGGTCGCGGTCGGCCTGGCGGGGTGTAGCGGTTCGGGGTTCGGCAACGACGGCGGGACCGACGCGGACACCGATACAGACACCGACGGATCAGCGACGACCGGACCGACGACGTCGAGCGACGGGGAGACGTCCGTCGAGGGGTGGCCCACGTTCCGCGCGGACGCGGCGAACACCGGGACGGCATCGGCTGCCGGCCCGGGGGCGACGCCGACCACCCGGTGGACCGCCGACGTCGGCGGACCGGGCCTCTCGTCGCCGGTCGTCGCGGACGGGGTCGTCCTCGCGGGGTCGGAGGACGGTCTGCGGGCGTTCACGACCGACGGCGACCCGGCGTGGGAGGCCCCGACGGACGCGCCGGTGACCGCGACGCCGGCCGTCGCCGGAAACAGGGCGTACGTCGCCGACGCCGACGGGACGCTGTACGCGGTCGGGATCACCGACGGGAGCGTGCAGTGGCGCGCCGCCCTCCGGGCCGATGCGTTCGGCTTCGGCCGGACGGCACAGCAGATCGACCCCGCCGTCCACTCGTCGCCGACGGTCGCGGGCGGGACGGTGTTCGTCGGCGGCGACGACGGCGCGGTGTACGCGTTCGACGCCGAAACGGGCGACCCCGAGTGGCGGAGGCGCGTCCGGGGCGACGGGTTCCCGCCGCGCGGACAGGTCGCCGCGCCGGCCGTCGCCACGCCCGCAGTCGCCGACGGGATCGTGTACGCAGCGGCCGGGCCGACAGTCGCCGCGCTCGTCGCCGAAACCGGCGACCCCGAGTGGCGAACCGACGCGCCCGCCGCAGTGACCGCCTCGCCCGCGGTCCGCGGCGGCGTCGTCCACGCGGCCAGTCTCGACGGGTCGGTTCTGGCACTGGCGGCCGACAACGGGGATCCGGACTGGTCGGCCGCTCGCGGCGGGCGGGCGTACCCGCCATCGGAACGATCGGAACAGGAGCGGCTCGTTGTCGACTCATCGCCGGCGGTCGCCGAGGCCGGGGGCGACGCCGCCGTCGTCCTCCGCGGCGACGGCGCGACGCACGCGTTCGACGGGACGGGCGAGCCGCTGTGGACCGCGCCGGACGCAGACGGGGCCGCGTTCGGGCCGCAACAGCAGGCCGGGTCGCCGGTGCGCTCGTCGCCCGCGGCCGGGCCGGAGCGGGCGTACGTCGGGACCGATCGCGGCGTGGTCGCGCTCGGCCTCGCAGACGGGGAACGCGAGTTCGCGTTCGGGACCGAGAGAGCTGTGGTCGCCTCCCCGGCGCTCGTGGATGGAACGCTGTACGCCGTCGACCGCGACGGGACGTTGTACGCTCTGGCGACTTAG
- a CDS encoding DNA-binding protein translates to MSNSPDEDELEELRQKKMEQLKEQQGEGGDAEAQQRRQEQADAQKKAVLRQHLTDGARKRLNSVKMSKPDFGEQVERQVVALAQSGRIQGKIDEEKMKELLSELKPDSQSYNIKRR, encoded by the coding sequence CCCCGACGAGGACGAACTGGAGGAGCTTCGCCAGAAGAAGATGGAACAGCTCAAGGAGCAACAGGGCGAGGGCGGCGACGCCGAGGCCCAGCAGCGCCGCCAGGAGCAGGCCGACGCCCAGAAGAAGGCGGTGCTCCGCCAGCACCTCACCGACGGCGCGCGCAAGCGCCTGAACTCCGTCAAGATGAGCAAACCCGACTTCGGCGAGCAGGTCGAGCGCCAGGTCGTCGCGCTCGCCCAGAGCGGCCGCATCCAGGGGAAGATAGACGAGGAGAAGATGAAGGAGCTCCTCAGCGAACTCAAGCCCGACTCCCAGAGCTACAACATCAAGCGTCGCTAG
- a CDS encoding SHOCT domain-containing protein → MSVRSAVEAVVNPGTMSILVLGAGILAGSFDHPQTGLIFAFGFAVLVPLSAILHGRLFEADDEDWSWDDGSSESDESTTEVDESAALETLRERYARGEIDELEYERRLEDLLETESVGEAREYVRDRRPGQSAGGSEPARDADRETERDRT, encoded by the coding sequence ATGAGCGTCCGAAGCGCCGTCGAAGCCGTCGTCAACCCGGGAACGATGTCGATACTGGTGCTCGGGGCGGGTATTCTCGCCGGGTCGTTCGACCACCCCCAGACCGGGCTGATCTTCGCGTTCGGCTTCGCGGTGCTGGTCCCGCTGTCGGCGATCCTGCACGGGCGGCTGTTCGAGGCGGACGACGAGGACTGGTCGTGGGACGACGGGAGCAGCGAGAGCGACGAGTCCACGACCGAGGTTGACGAATCGGCCGCCCTCGAAACGCTGCGCGAGCGGTACGCCCGCGGCGAGATCGACGAACTGGAGTACGAGCGCCGGCTGGAGGACCTGCTCGAAACCGAGAGCGTCGGCGAGGCGCGCGAGTACGTCCGCGATCGGCGACCGGGGCAGTCGGCCGGTGGCTCGGAGCCGGCCCGCGACGCCGACCGCGAGACCGAACGGGACCGCACCTGA
- a CDS encoding sulfite exporter TauE/SafE family protein, whose protein sequence is MSASALQRLQKAFLKRQHLFVFAAPVLFVVGVVLTAPVDGGGGTGYWLDYWWLFPFFLLGATIVNTVGISGSALFVPFLIFVFPLFARPLDPSTIVKVGLISESFGLSSSAVAFVQYGLVDRRLGLTLVLGGLPFVVGGAILSFFIPEPVFHALLALALVAAAYLMFTADLGHGAPESDEQSVATDGGTDATLPDDHGKLGPAGVSVDDSGTVTRVDRGGDTYTYTWSGYLERFANYAVGGTFQGLAGFGIGELGIISKLRTDVPVRVAIGTNHIVVATTAIIASLVHVFGGALVPGAHSLSLASTPWNMVVFTVPATVLGGQIAPYVSNTLDTGTIKNGVAVIFTVISLALFGMAAGGI, encoded by the coding sequence ATGAGTGCGAGTGCTCTCCAGCGGCTGCAGAAGGCGTTCCTGAAGCGCCAGCACCTGTTCGTCTTCGCCGCGCCCGTGCTGTTCGTCGTCGGGGTCGTCCTTACCGCGCCCGTCGACGGGGGCGGCGGGACCGGCTACTGGCTCGACTACTGGTGGCTGTTCCCCTTCTTCCTGCTCGGCGCGACCATCGTCAACACCGTTGGGATCAGCGGCTCGGCGCTGTTCGTCCCGTTTCTCATCTTCGTGTTCCCGCTGTTTGCCCGTCCGCTCGACCCGTCGACGATCGTGAAGGTCGGGCTGATAAGCGAGTCGTTCGGCCTGTCGAGTTCGGCCGTCGCGTTCGTCCAGTACGGGCTGGTCGACCGGCGTCTGGGGCTCACGCTCGTCCTCGGCGGCCTGCCGTTCGTCGTCGGCGGAGCGATCCTGTCGTTTTTCATCCCCGAGCCGGTGTTCCACGCGCTCCTCGCGCTCGCGCTCGTCGCCGCGGCGTACCTGATGTTCACCGCGGACCTGGGACACGGCGCGCCGGAGAGCGACGAGCAGAGCGTCGCGACCGACGGCGGAACCGACGCCACCCTGCCGGACGACCACGGGAAGCTCGGTCCCGCGGGCGTCAGCGTCGACGATTCGGGGACCGTGACCCGCGTCGACCGTGGCGGCGACACCTACACGTACACGTGGTCGGGCTACCTCGAACGGTTCGCGAACTACGCCGTCGGCGGTACGTTCCAGGGACTCGCCGGCTTCGGCATCGGTGAACTCGGGATCATCTCGAAGCTCCGGACGGACGTGCCCGTGCGCGTCGCCATCGGGACGAACCACATCGTCGTCGCGACTACTGCGATCATCGCCTCGCTCGTCCACGTCTTCGGCGGGGCGCTCGTCCCCGGTGCCCACTCGCTCTCCCTCGCGTCGACGCCGTGGAACATGGTCGTCTTTACCGTGCCTGCAACGGTGCTCGGCGGCCAGATCGCGCCGTACGTGTCGAACACGCTCGACACCGGGACGATCAAAAACGGGGTCGCCGTCATCTTCACGGTCATCTCGCTGGCGCTGTTCGGCATGGCCGCCGGCGGCATCTGA
- a CDS encoding alpha/beta hydrolase yields the protein MGIELSELEFGEETYEGRLNVPEGDAESDVGVVMVPGAGHGPFGNIFDIVAYELAGTGAHVFRYESWESIDGLEAKTFEELHREVDTAVERLQDEGCSEIHLIAKSFGGGIALTHVPDAVERVVLWAPAVELVEGSVEHDSDERVDDSEDLPIAVGTDDLEAVDVPVRILVGDEDRGVSAEDCESVATAVEDGDVTVIPGETHSFNGNRTAIVAETLDALDRDR from the coding sequence GTGGGAATCGAACTGTCCGAACTGGAGTTCGGCGAGGAGACGTACGAGGGGCGACTGAACGTACCTGAAGGCGACGCGGAGTCCGACGTGGGCGTCGTGATGGTTCCCGGCGCGGGGCACGGGCCGTTCGGGAACATCTTCGACATCGTCGCGTACGAACTGGCTGGCACCGGCGCACACGTGTTCCGGTACGAGAGCTGGGAGAGCATCGACGGACTGGAGGCGAAAACGTTCGAGGAACTCCACAGGGAGGTCGATACGGCGGTCGAGCGCCTGCAGGACGAGGGCTGTTCCGAGATCCACCTGATCGCGAAGAGCTTCGGCGGCGGGATCGCGCTCACGCACGTCCCCGACGCCGTCGAGCGGGTGGTGCTCTGGGCCCCCGCCGTCGAACTCGTCGAGGGCAGCGTCGAGCACGACTCCGACGAGCGGGTCGACGACAGCGAGGACCTCCCGATAGCGGTCGGTACCGACGACCTCGAAGCGGTCGACGTGCCGGTCCGGATCCTCGTCGGCGACGAGGACCGGGGCGTATCGGCCGAGGACTGCGAGAGCGTCGCCACGGCGGTCGAGGACGGTGACGTGACCGTGATCCCCGGGGAGACCCACTCGTTCAACGGGAACCGGACGGCGATCGTCGCGGAGACGCTGGACGCCCTCGACCGCGACCGCTGA
- the hisS gene encoding histidine--tRNA ligase, which yields MYDRLKGFRDFYPGEMSARRATIDGLEDAARRYGFREVGTPALESTQMYVDKSGEGIVEELYSFEDQGGREVAMTPELTPTVARMVVAKQQELSKPIKWFSTRPFWRYEEPQQGRFREFYQTNVDIFGSDDPAADAEILAWAADALTGLGLTGEHFEFRVSHRDILGGLLAAFDADVDTQAAIRAVDKSAKIETAEYHGLLTDAGLSYDQAERFDDLLRVGGDDLDELVDFAETDRVEAAVTNLQNVLDAAEDFGAREHCTVSLETARGLDYYTGVVFECFDSTGEVSRSIFGGGRYDDLIESFGGQPTPAVGVAPGHATLSLLLNRAGVGPDATLSTDYYVLQVGDTRPVAARVSSDLRERGHVVETDVAGRSFGAQLDYADSINAETVVIVGEQDLENDELTIKDMDSGDQTQVPVDEFPGDRERPTYDDLV from the coding sequence ATGTACGACCGACTGAAGGGGTTCCGTGACTTCTACCCCGGCGAGATGAGCGCCCGGCGGGCCACCATCGACGGGCTGGAGGACGCCGCCCGCCGGTACGGCTTCCGCGAGGTGGGGACGCCGGCGCTCGAATCGACGCAGATGTACGTCGACAAGAGCGGCGAGGGGATCGTCGAGGAACTGTACTCCTTCGAGGACCAGGGCGGCCGCGAGGTGGCGATGACGCCCGAACTGACGCCGACCGTCGCGCGGATGGTCGTCGCCAAGCAGCAGGAGCTGTCGAAGCCGATCAAGTGGTTCTCGACGCGGCCGTTCTGGCGCTACGAGGAGCCACAGCAGGGCCGGTTCCGCGAGTTCTACCAGACCAACGTCGACATCTTCGGCTCCGACGACCCCGCCGCCGACGCCGAGATCCTCGCGTGGGCGGCCGACGCGCTGACCGGCCTCGGGCTCACCGGCGAGCACTTCGAGTTCCGCGTCTCCCACCGCGACATCCTCGGCGGCCTGCTGGCGGCGTTCGACGCCGACGTGGACACGCAGGCGGCGATCCGCGCCGTCGACAAGAGCGCGAAGATCGAGACCGCCGAGTACCACGGCCTGCTGACCGACGCCGGCCTCTCCTACGACCAGGCCGAGCGGTTCGACGACCTGCTCCGCGTCGGCGGCGACGACCTCGACGAACTCGTCGACTTCGCCGAAACGGACCGCGTCGAGGCCGCCGTGACGAACCTCCAGAACGTGCTCGACGCCGCCGAGGACTTCGGCGCGCGGGAGCACTGCACCGTCTCGCTGGAGACCGCTCGCGGGCTGGACTACTACACCGGCGTCGTCTTCGAGTGCTTCGACTCGACGGGCGAGGTGTCCCGCTCCATCTTCGGCGGCGGGCGCTACGACGACCTCATCGAGAGCTTCGGCGGCCAGCCCACGCCCGCCGTCGGCGTCGCGCCCGGCCACGCGACACTCTCCCTGCTGCTCAACCGCGCGGGCGTCGGCCCCGACGCGACGCTATCGACCGACTACTACGTCCTGCAGGTCGGCGACACCCGGCCCGTCGCCGCCCGGGTCTCGAGCGACCTGCGCGAGCGCGGCCACGTCGTCGAGACGGACGTGGCTGGCCGGAGCTTCGGCGCGCAACTCGACTACGCCGACTCGATCAACGCCGAGACGGTCGTCATCGTCGGCGAGCAGGACCTCGAAAACGACGAACTGACGATCAAGGACATGGACAGCGGCGACCAGACGCAGGTGCCCGTCGACGAGTTCCCCGGCGACCGCGAGCGGCCGACGTACGACGACCTGGTGTAG
- the pan2 gene encoding proteasome-activating nucleotidase Pan2, whose translation MSRSPSLPDRPRLELDPEMSDEERLEALREHFAEIVEVHDELTEQLDAADDRRAELKGEVDRLERENETLKTSSLYVATVEEVSDEEAVVKQHGNNQEVLTEVSSRMAERLEAGDRVAVNDSFSVQTILDNETDARAQAMEIDASPDVRYEDIGGIDEQVREVREAVEEPLVNPEKFVEAGIEPPSGVLLHGPPGTGKTMLAKAVANETDATFIKMAGSELVRKFIGEGSRLVRDLFELATERQPAIIFVDEIDAIAAKRTESKTSGDAEVQRTMMQLLSEMDGFDDRGNIRIIAATNRFDMLDRAILRPGRFDRLIEVPEPDHEGRVQILRIHTRDMNVADAVDFDALADRTEGYSGAEIESLTTEAGMFAIRDGRTEVRMTDFEESLEKIEDDDGAGDTVTSGGYPDYAY comes from the coding sequence ATGTCACGCAGCCCCTCGCTCCCGGACAGACCGCGGCTCGAACTCGACCCCGAGATGTCCGACGAGGAGCGCCTGGAAGCGCTCCGCGAGCACTTCGCGGAGATCGTCGAGGTCCACGACGAACTCACCGAACAGCTAGACGCCGCCGACGACCGCCGCGCGGAGCTGAAAGGCGAGGTCGACCGGCTCGAACGCGAAAACGAGACGCTGAAAACCTCCTCGCTGTACGTCGCCACCGTCGAGGAGGTGTCCGACGAGGAGGCCGTCGTCAAGCAGCACGGCAACAACCAGGAGGTGCTGACCGAGGTGTCCTCGCGCATGGCGGAGCGCCTCGAGGCCGGCGACCGCGTCGCCGTCAACGACTCCTTCAGCGTCCAGACGATCCTCGACAACGAGACCGACGCCCGGGCGCAGGCGATGGAGATCGACGCCAGCCCCGACGTCCGCTACGAGGACATCGGCGGCATCGACGAGCAGGTCCGCGAGGTCCGCGAGGCCGTCGAGGAGCCGCTCGTCAACCCCGAGAAGTTCGTGGAGGCCGGCATCGAGCCGCCCAGCGGCGTCCTGCTCCACGGCCCGCCGGGGACGGGGAAGACGATGCTGGCGAAGGCTGTCGCCAACGAGACCGACGCCACGTTCATCAAGATGGCCGGCTCCGAACTCGTCCGGAAGTTCATCGGCGAGGGGTCCCGGCTCGTTCGCGACCTGTTCGAACTGGCCACCGAGCGCCAGCCCGCGATCATCTTCGTCGACGAGATCGACGCCATCGCGGCGAAGCGCACCGAATCGAAGACCTCCGGCGACGCCGAGGTCCAGCGCACGATGATGCAGTTGCTCTCGGAGATGGACGGCTTCGACGACCGCGGGAACATCCGCATCATCGCGGCGACGAACCGGTTCGACATGCTCGACCGCGCCATCCTCCGGCCCGGCCGGTTCGACCGCCTCATCGAGGTGCCCGAACCCGACCACGAGGGCCGCGTCCAGATCCTCCGGATCCACACCCGCGACATGAACGTCGCCGACGCAGTCGACTTCGACGCGCTCGCCGACCGCACCGAGGGGTACAGCGGCGCGGAGATCGAGTCGCTCACGACCGAGGCCGGCATGTTCGCAATCCGCGACGGCCGCACCGAGGTCCGGATGACCGACTTCGAGGAGTCGTTAGAGAAGATTGAGGACGACGACGGCGCGGGCGACACCGTCACCAGCGGCGGCTACCCCGACTACGCCTACTAA
- a CDS encoding DUF7411 family protein, which translates to MELGLLYSGGKDSTLAALLLDEFYDVTLVTGHFGVTDEWEHARDTAETVGFPFERIDLDREVAVDAVDRMREDGYPRNGIQRVHDHALERVAGREFDAVADGSRRDDRVPTVSRAEAQSLEDRHGVDYIAPLSGFGRSAVDRLVDATLELDVGPSEEIRRADYEGELRALLADRHGSEAVADVFPDHDQTRVTGVRE; encoded by the coding sequence ATGGAGCTCGGCCTGCTCTACAGCGGCGGGAAGGACTCCACGCTCGCGGCGCTCCTCCTGGACGAGTTCTACGACGTGACGCTCGTCACCGGCCACTTCGGCGTGACCGACGAGTGGGAACACGCCCGCGACACCGCCGAAACGGTCGGGTTTCCCTTCGAGCGGATCGACCTCGACCGCGAGGTCGCGGTCGACGCCGTCGACCGCATGCGCGAGGACGGCTACCCCCGCAACGGGATCCAGCGCGTCCACGACCACGCGCTCGAACGCGTCGCCGGGCGGGAGTTCGACGCCGTCGCCGACGGCTCCCGGCGCGACGACCGCGTCCCCACGGTCTCCCGCGCCGAGGCCCAGAGCCTGGAGGACCGCCACGGCGTCGACTACATCGCCCCCCTCTCGGGCTTCGGCCGCAGTGCCGTCGACCGGCTTGTCGACGCCACCCTCGAACTCGACGTGGGACCGAGCGAGGAGATCCGCCGCGCGGACTACGAGGGCGAACTCCGCGCCCTGCTCGCCGACCGCCACGGTTCCGAGGCGGTCGCCGACGTGTTCCCCGACCACGACCAGACGCGCGTGACGGGCGTCCGGGAGTGA
- a CDS encoding DUF5811 family protein yields MNGNTPYAGNPGITQAGKRASADLPELTTDQKRMLRQDVSRIAARTREFLPNEYVVDSEISHGSAGPQATVAVRPPVGHPVSAGFTPDRDDLDGEDLIAAEDRDEVARGLAASAALQVKQAMQEGVTPTAR; encoded by the coding sequence ATGAACGGAAACACGCCGTACGCCGGGAACCCAGGTATCACACAGGCCGGCAAGCGCGCGTCAGCGGACCTTCCGGAACTCACTACCGACCAGAAGCGGATGCTCCGGCAGGACGTCTCCCGGATCGCGGCCCGCACTCGCGAGTTCCTCCCCAACGAGTACGTCGTCGACTCGGAGATCTCCCACGGCTCCGCCGGCCCCCAGGCGACTGTCGCCGTCCGGCCCCCCGTCGGCCACCCCGTCAGCGCCGGCTTCACGCCGGACCGGGACGACCTGGACGGCGAGGACCTGATCGCGGCCGAGGACCGCGACGAGGTCGCTCGCGGCCTCGCCGCCAGCGCGGCGCTGCAGGTCAAGCAGGCGATGCAGGAAGGCGTCACGCCGACGGCGCGGTAA
- the pepF gene encoding oligoendopeptidase F: protein MSSVPERSEIDTEYKWDLESVYATDEEWEEAYEAVAERVDDLSAYEGRVTEDGETLLEVLELRDSIMREVSNVAAYARMRRDEDTRDQEYQALTARAQSLHSDAASAASFIEPEIQERTREELDEMVAATEGLERYEHYLDDVLRMKEHTRSAEVEELLAELGEVTHGTGEVYNMLTNADMEFPTVEDPDGDAVEISLSNFTTLQKRQDREFRQEVYEQFYDEWETVRNAVGTAYKNSVKADVKEARARGYDTAREAALDGPNIPADVYDNLVDTARENLDTLHRHADLKREALGVDELRMWDLYMPMTESESPEVTYEEAKDYVVEAVAALGEDYQSRVAEGLESRWVDVYENRGKQAGAYSSGTYDTQPFILMNYQDDIASMYTLAHELGHSLHSQYTSETQPYVYSDYEIFVAEVASTVNEALLTHHLLDTVEDPEFRRHVLNEYLERFRSTLYRQTMFADFEHRVHQLEENDEAITPDRLDQVYGDLKAEFYEPAVVDDRIAREWMRIPHFYRAYYVFQYSTGISAAVALAQGILEEGEPAAERYIEFLQRGSREYPLELLRHAGVDMRSPEPVQRALDEYDEHLDEMADLI, encoded by the coding sequence ATGAGTTCGGTACCCGAACGCTCGGAGATAGACACCGAGTACAAGTGGGACCTCGAGAGCGTGTACGCGACCGACGAGGAGTGGGAGGAGGCCTACGAGGCGGTCGCCGAACGGGTCGACGACCTCTCGGCCTACGAGGGCCGCGTCACCGAGGACGGCGAGACGCTGCTCGAAGTGCTCGAACTGCGGGACTCGATCATGCGCGAGGTGTCGAACGTCGCCGCCTACGCCCGGATGCGCCGCGACGAGGACACCCGCGACCAGGAGTACCAGGCGCTGACCGCCCGCGCCCAGTCGCTCCACTCCGACGCCGCCAGCGCGGCGAGTTTCATCGAGCCGGAGATACAGGAGCGGACCCGCGAGGAACTCGACGAAATGGTCGCGGCGACCGAGGGGTTAGAGCGGTACGAACACTACCTCGACGACGTGCTCCGGATGAAAGAGCACACGCGCTCGGCGGAGGTCGAGGAGCTGCTCGCCGAACTGGGCGAGGTGACCCACGGCACCGGCGAGGTGTACAACATGCTCACCAACGCCGACATGGAGTTCCCGACGGTCGAGGACCCCGACGGGGACGCCGTCGAGATAAGCCTGAGCAACTTCACGACCCTCCAGAAGCGCCAGGACCGCGAGTTCCGGCAGGAGGTGTACGAGCAGTTCTACGACGAGTGGGAGACGGTGCGCAACGCCGTCGGCACCGCGTACAAGAACAGCGTGAAAGCCGACGTGAAGGAGGCCCGCGCCCGCGGCTACGACACCGCCCGCGAGGCGGCCCTCGACGGCCCGAACATCCCCGCGGACGTGTACGACAACCTCGTCGACACCGCCCGGGAGAACCTCGACACGCTCCACCGCCACGCCGACCTCAAGCGCGAGGCGCTCGGCGTCGACGAGCTCCGGATGTGGGACCTGTACATGCCCATGACCGAGAGCGAGAGCCCGGAAGTCACCTACGAGGAGGCCAAGGACTACGTCGTCGAGGCCGTCGCCGCGCTCGGCGAGGACTACCAGTCCCGCGTCGCCGAGGGGCTCGAATCGCGCTGGGTCGACGTGTACGAGAACCGCGGGAAGCAGGCCGGCGCGTACTCCAGCGGCACGTACGACACCCAGCCGTTCATCCTGATGAACTACCAGGACGACATCGCCTCGATGTACACGCTGGCCCACGAACTCGGCCACTCGCTGCACTCCCAGTACACCAGCGAGACCCAGCCCTACGTGTACAGCGACTACGAGATCTTCGTGGCCGAGGTGGCGAGCACCGTCAACGAGGCGCTGCTCACCCACCACCTGCTCGATACGGTCGAGGACCCCGAGTTCCGCCGGCACGTCCTGAACGAGTACCTGGAACGGTTCCGGTCGACGCTGTACCGCCAGACGATGTTCGCGGACTTCGAGCACCGCGTCCACCAGCTGGAGGAGAACGACGAGGCGATCACCCCCGACCGCCTCGACCAAGTGTACGGCGACCTGAAGGCCGAGTTCTACGAGCCGGCCGTCGTCGACGACCGGATCGCCCGCGAGTGGATGCGCATTCCGCACTTCTACCGGGCGTACTACGTGTTCCAGTACAGCACCGGCATCAGCGCCGCCGTCGCGCTTGCACAGGGCATTCTGGAGGAGGGCGAACCGGCGGCCGAGCGGTACATCGAGTTCCTCCAGCGCGGCTCGCGGGAGTACCCCCTCGAACTGCTCCGCCACGCCGGCGTCGACATGCGCTCGCCCGAACCGGTCCAGCGGGCGCTGGACGAGTACGACGAGCATCTGGACGAGATGGCCGACCTGATATAG
- the truA gene encoding tRNA pseudouridine(38-40) synthase TruA, whose protein sequence is MDAYRIAYDGRPFHGFQRQPDVPTVADAILDALRDLGVHEGDTPPGYAAAGRTDAGVSAVAQTVAFEAPDWLSPAAFNGELPASVRAWARADAPEGFHATHDATAREYVYHLHAPDADPGRARTALDALSSEHDFHNLTPDETGTVRDLSASLSVDGDYLALTFRAGGFARQLVRRLVSLVRAVAVGDAGLAKVERALAPVPLPGHEGIPPAPAYPLVLTAVDYPALDFAVDADAAASARSVFRERRAEWRTRARVAGEVADRL, encoded by the coding sequence ATGGACGCCTACCGGATCGCCTACGACGGCCGGCCGTTCCACGGCTTCCAGCGTCAGCCGGACGTGCCGACCGTCGCGGACGCCATCCTCGACGCTCTCCGGGACCTTGGCGTCCACGAGGGCGACACGCCGCCGGGGTACGCGGCGGCGGGGCGCACCGATGCCGGCGTCTCGGCCGTCGCCCAGACGGTCGCGTTCGAGGCCCCCGACTGGCTCTCGCCCGCCGCGTTCAACGGCGAACTCCCGGCGTCGGTCCGGGCGTGGGCGCGTGCCGACGCGCCCGAGGGGTTCCACGCGACCCACGACGCCACGGCCCGGGAGTACGTCTATCACCTGCACGCACCGGACGCCGACCCCGGGCGGGCGCGGACGGCGCTGGACGCGCTGTCGAGCGAGCACGACTTCCACAACCTGACGCCCGACGAGACCGGGACGGTTCGTGACCTCTCGGCGTCGCTGTCGGTCGACGGCGACTACCTCGCCCTGACGTTCCGCGCCGGCGGCTTCGCGCGCCAGCTGGTGCGGCGGCTCGTCTCGCTGGTCCGGGCCGTCGCGGTCGGCGATGCGGGACTGGCGAAGGTCGAGCGCGCGCTGGCTCCAGTCCCGCTACCCGGTCACGAGGGAATCCCGCCAGCGCCGGCGTATCCGCTCGTGCTGACCGCGGTCGACTACCCCGCCCTCGATTTCGCCGTCGACGCCGACGCCGCGGCGAGCGCCCGGTCGGTATTCCGGGAGCGCCGTGCGGAGTGGCGAACGCGGGCGCGGGTGGCGGGCGAGGTGGCCGACCGCCTCTAA